A region of the Rhizobium binae genome:
ATTCACCTCGGGGCCTAAAGCGTGTGCGATATCGCGGTAGAGGCAGAAGCTCGGCCAAGCAGCCACATGTATGTCTTCGCCCTGAGCATGCATGGCCATTCTCACCAGTGGCTGTGCGTGCTCCCAGCAGTTGAGCGCGCCAACGCGGCCGATCGTGGTTTCAACGACCTCGAGGTCGGAGCCATCGCCTTCGCCAAAGACCATCCGTTCGGCAAAGGTCGGCTTCAATTTCCGGCGCACCTGCAGCAGGTCGCCGGCGTCGGAGATGGTCGCCTGGGACATGTACCTGGACCCGGCCTCCCGTTCGGAAAAGCCCATGACGATAAAAATCTCGTGCCGCCTCGCTATGTTCTGGAGACGGCGCATTTCCGGAGAGTCGACCGTCATGCTGTTCTGGTGGTAGGCACCGTAAAACTGCATCGATTCTGCGGGCGACGACAACCAGACGAACCAGGGATAGCCGGGCAGCCAGGTTTCGGGGAAGGCAACCAGCTTGGCGCCGTTTCTGGCCGCCTCAGCGACAAG
Encoded here:
- a CDS encoding carbon-nitrogen hydrolase family protein, whose amino-acid sequence is MKPIKVAAVQAAPVFMDLNRSIDKAEALVAEAARNGAKLVAFPETWLPGYPWFVWLSSPAESMQFYGAYHQNSMTVDSPEMRRLQNIARRHEIFIVMGFSEREAGSRYMSQATISDAGDLLQVRRKLKPTFAERMVFGEGDGSDLEVVETTIGRVGALNCWEHAQPLVRMAMHAQGEDIHVAAWPSFCLYRDIAHALGPEVNNAFSRTYAVEGGCYVLAPCATVSQEMFDLMAQTPEKAHLLNPRTSKPGGGFTMIYAPDGREMCEPLADDEEGILYADLDPTMIDLAKVAADPRGHYARADAVRLVVNKEKRRVMSEINRPDTPPVVRLFQEEE